One Fusobacterium ulcerans DNA segment encodes these proteins:
- a CDS encoding pseudouridine synthase, which produces MRINKYLASLGIASRREVDKMIEEGAIKVNGEKAAPGIKVSDEDEIYIKGKKIEKNTEKKVYYILNKPLEVLSSSKDDRGRKTVVDLIKCKERIFPIGRLDYNTSGLIILTNDGELFNRIIHPKAEIFKEYYAKVFGEIKEENAELLRKGVELDDGMTLPANVKILRRERGKTELLVAIREGRNRQVRRMLDKINHPVITLRREKIGDLSLGNLKLGEYRELTNEEVNYLYSL; this is translated from the coding sequence ATGAGAATCAATAAGTATCTTGCTTCTCTTGGAATTGCTTCAAGAAGAGAAGTAGATAAGATGATAGAAGAGGGAGCTATAAAAGTAAACGGAGAAAAGGCTGCTCCTGGAATCAAAGTAAGTGATGAAGATGAAATATACATCAAAGGAAAAAAAATAGAAAAGAATACAGAGAAAAAAGTTTATTATATTCTTAATAAACCTCTTGAAGTATTGAGTTCATCTAAAGATGATAGAGGGAGAAAAACTGTAGTTGATCTTATTAAATGCAAGGAAAGAATATTTCCTATTGGAAGATTAGACTATAATACTTCAGGTCTTATTATTCTCACTAATGATGGTGAGCTTTTCAATAGAATAATCCATCCTAAAGCAGAGATATTCAAAGAATATTATGCTAAAGTTTTTGGAGAAATAAAAGAAGAGAATGCTGAGCTTCTTAGAAAAGGTGTTGAGCTGGATGATGGAATGACTCTTCCTGCTAATGTAAAAATACTCAGAAGAGAAAGAGGAAAAACCGAGCTTCTAGTGGCTATAAGAGAAGGAAGAAATCGGCAGGTAAGAAGAATGCTGGATAAAATAAATCATCCTGTAATTACTCTGAGAAGAGAAAAAATAGGTGATCTTTCTCTTGGTAATCTAAAATTAGGAGAATACAGAGAACTTACAAATGAAGAAGTAAATTATTTATATTCATTATAA
- the gatB gene encoding Asp-tRNA(Asn)/Glu-tRNA(Gln) amidotransferase subunit GatB, protein MLKEWESVIGLEVHLQLKTGTKVWCGCSADYDNADSNTHTCPICLGHPGALPKLNKKVVEYAVKAGLALNCKINNESGFDRKNYFYPDTPKNYQITQFDKSYAEKGSLEFKLNSGRMVKVGITKIQIEEDAAKSIHAEHESLINFNRASIPLIEIISDPDMRTSEEAYEYLNTLKSIIKYTGISDVSMELGSLRCDANISVMEKGSKVFGTRVEVKNLNSFKAVARAIDYEIGRQIETIENGGKIDQETRLWDEEAQTTRVMRSKEEAMDYRYFPEPDLLKLVITDEEIEDIKKIMPESKADKLARFISDYGIPEYDANILCEDIELADYFESVVKTSNNPKLSSNWIMTEVMRNLKEKNITIDMFTISAEHLGEIITLIEKNVISTKIAKELFEIKLTDDRAPEVIVKEKGMVQVADTDAIEAMIDEVINANPKMVEDYKNSDEGRKPRVLKGLIGQVMKLSKGKANPNMVTELMTKKLG, encoded by the coding sequence ATGTTGAAAGAATGGGAATCAGTAATAGGGTTGGAGGTTCACCTTCAATTAAAAACTGGAACAAAGGTCTGGTGTGGTTGTAGTGCTGACTATGACAACGCTGACTCTAATACACATACTTGTCCTATCTGTTTAGGACATCCTGGAGCTCTTCCTAAACTTAATAAAAAAGTTGTGGAATATGCTGTAAAAGCTGGACTTGCACTTAACTGCAAGATAAATAATGAGAGTGGTTTTGATAGAAAGAACTATTTCTACCCTGACACTCCAAAAAACTATCAAATAACTCAATTTGATAAATCATATGCTGAAAAAGGTTCATTAGAATTTAAACTTAATTCTGGAAGAATGGTAAAAGTTGGTATCACTAAAATTCAAATAGAAGAAGATGCTGCAAAATCTATCCATGCTGAGCATGAATCTCTTATCAACTTCAATAGAGCTTCTATCCCATTGATAGAAATAATTTCTGACCCTGATATGAGAACTTCAGAAGAAGCATACGAATATCTTAATACTTTGAAAAGTATTATTAAATATACTGGTATCAGTGATGTATCTATGGAACTTGGTTCTTTAAGATGCGACGCTAATATCTCAGTTATGGAAAAAGGCTCTAAAGTATTTGGAACTAGAGTAGAGGTTAAAAACCTTAACTCATTTAAAGCTGTTGCCAGAGCAATAGATTATGAAATTGGAAGACAGATAGAAACAATAGAAAATGGTGGAAAAATAGATCAAGAGACTAGACTGTGGGATGAAGAAGCTCAAACTACAAGAGTAATGAGAAGCAAGGAAGAGGCTATGGACTATAGATACTTCCCTGAACCAGATCTTTTAAAACTTGTAATCACTGATGAAGAGATAGAAGATATAAAGAAAATAATGCCTGAATCTAAAGCTGATAAATTAGCAAGATTTATCTCTGATTACGGTATTCCTGAATATGATGCTAATATTCTTTGTGAAGATATTGAACTGGCTGACTATTTTGAATCAGTTGTAAAAACTTCAAACAATCCTAAGTTAAGTTCTAACTGGATAATGACTGAAGTAATGAGAAATCTAAAAGAGAAAAATATAACTATCGATATGTTTACTATATCAGCTGAGCATTTAGGAGAAATAATTACTCTTATAGAAAAAAATGTTATCTCTACAAAAATAGCTAAGGAACTTTTTGAAATTAAACTTACTGATGACAGAGCTCCTGAAGTTATTGTAAAAGAAAAAGGAATGGTACAGGTAGCTGACACTGATGCTATTGAAGCTATGATAGATGAAGTTATCAATGCTAACCCTAAAATGGTAGAGGACTACAAAAATTCTGATGAAGGAAGAAAACCAAGAGTTCTTAAAGGACTTATCGGTCAAGTAATGAAGCTTTCTAAAGGAAAAGCCAACCCTAATATGGTTACAGAATTAATGACCAAAAAACTAGGTTAG
- the rbr gene encoding rubrerythrin, producing MSIKGTETEKNLLKSFAGESQARMRYTYFAEKAREEGYEQIANIFIETAENEKEHARRFFSFLEGGEGLEIQAAYPAGYVGTTLENLKMAAAGEHEEHSELYPHFAEVAEKEGFKVIAGVYRLISKVEIEHEKRYLKLLENVETDHVFKKDGTNRWKCILCGYVHEGPEAPAKCPVCLNPKAFFEIKETNY from the coding sequence ATGTCTATTAAAGGTACAGAAACTGAAAAAAATCTATTAAAATCTTTCGCTGGAGAGTCTCAAGCTAGAATGAGATATACTTATTTCGCTGAAAAAGCTAGAGAAGAAGGATATGAACAAATTGCTAATATTTTTATTGAAACTGCTGAAAATGAAAAAGAACATGCTAGAAGATTCTTTAGCTTCCTAGAAGGTGGAGAAGGACTTGAAATACAAGCTGCTTATCCTGCTGGATATGTGGGAACTACTTTAGAAAATTTAAAAATGGCTGCTGCTGGAGAACATGAAGAACATTCAGAACTTTATCCTCATTTTGCAGAAGTTGCTGAAAAAGAAGGATTCAAAGTTATAGCTGGAGTATATAGACTTATTTCTAAAGTTGAAATCGAACATGAAAAAAGATACTTAAAACTTTTAGAAAATGTAGAAACAGATCATGTATTTAAAAAAGATGGAACTAACAGATGGAAATGTATCCTATGCGGATATGTTCATGAAGGACCTGAAGCTCCTGCTAAATGTCCAGTTTGCTTAAATCCAAAAGCATTCTTTGAAATAAAAGAAACTAACTATTAA
- the scpB gene encoding SMC-Scp complex subunit ScpB, giving the protein MSIQNKIEAILLLGGDEVKIKDLCKFFSLPIDELMKILEDLKIERKNSGINIEFSGEFVYLVTNPLYGESINQYFEHEAKPKKLSGAALETLSIIAYRQPITKSEVESIRGVSVDRIIQNLEEKKFVRVCGKKEGIGRANLYEITDKFLGYIGINSIAELPNYLEVKGRPEDGGNENQ; this is encoded by the coding sequence ATGAGCATACAAAATAAAATAGAAGCTATTCTTCTTTTAGGGGGAGACGAGGTAAAAATAAAAGATCTTTGTAAATTTTTCTCTCTTCCTATTGATGAATTGATGAAAATATTAGAAGATTTAAAAATAGAAAGAAAAAATAGTGGAATCAATATAGAATTCAGTGGTGAGTTTGTCTATTTAGTAACTAACCCCTTATATGGTGAATCTATAAATCAATATTTTGAACATGAAGCAAAACCTAAGAAACTTTCAGGAGCTGCTCTTGAGACTCTTTCTATAATAGCATACAGACAACCTATTACTAAAAGTGAGGTAGAATCTATAAGGGGAGTTTCTGTAGACAGAATAATCCAGAACCTTGAAGAGAAAAAATTTGTCAGAGTTTGTGGAAAAAAAGAGGGTATAGGAAGAGCTAATTTATACGAAATAACAGATAAGTTTTTAGGGTATATTGGAATAAATTCAATAGCTGAACTTCCTAACTACTTAGAAGTAAAAGGGAGACCAGAAGATGGAGGAAATGAGAATCAATAA
- a CDS encoding PFL family protein — translation MISRVEIQETNRMIAEANLDVRTITMGISLIDCADPDVNKFNENIYKKITSYAKDLVKVGDEIAKQFGVPVVNKRISVTPIAIAAAGCKTDSYVSIAKTLDRAAQECGVNFIGGFSALVQKGCTPSDRILIDSIPEALAVTERVCSSVNIGTSRNGLNMNAVKKMGEVILETAELTKDRDSIGCAKLVVFCNAVEDNPFMAGAFHGVGEADCVINVGVSGPGVVKRALMEVRDADFETLCEVVKKTAFKITRVGQIVAQEASRRLNVPFGIIDLSLAPTPAVGDSIAEIFQEMGLEHAGAPGTTAALAILNDNVKKGGVMASSYVGGLSGAFIPVSEDHAMIEAAKVGALTLEKLEAMTCVCSVGLDMVAIPGSTTAATISGIIADEAAIGMINNKTTAARLIPVIGKEVGDMVEFGGLLGYAPIMAVNKFSCENFIKRGGRIPAPIHSFKN, via the coding sequence ATGATTTCCAGAGTAGAGATACAGGAAACAAATAGAATGATAGCGGAAGCTAATCTTGATGTCCGTACTATCACTATGGGTATCAGTCTAATAGACTGTGCTGATCCAGATGTAAATAAATTTAATGAAAATATATATAAGAAAATTACTTCATATGCAAAAGATCTGGTAAAAGTTGGAGACGAAATTGCTAAACAATTTGGAGTACCAGTAGTTAACAAAAGAATATCAGTTACACCTATTGCGATTGCAGCAGCAGGATGTAAAACTGATTCATATGTAAGTATTGCTAAAACTCTTGACAGAGCTGCACAAGAGTGTGGAGTAAACTTTATAGGAGGATTCTCTGCTCTTGTACAAAAAGGTTGTACACCTTCAGACAGAATTCTAATAGATTCTATTCCTGAAGCTTTGGCTGTTACTGAGAGAGTGTGTTCATCTGTAAATATTGGAACTTCAAGAAATGGTTTAAATATGAATGCTGTTAAAAAAATGGGAGAAGTTATACTGGAAACTGCTGAACTTACAAAAGACAGAGACAGTATAGGATGTGCTAAGCTTGTTGTTTTCTGTAATGCAGTGGAAGATAATCCGTTTATGGCAGGGGCATTCCACGGTGTGGGAGAAGCTGACTGCGTTATCAATGTAGGAGTAAGCGGACCTGGAGTTGTAAAAAGAGCATTGATGGAAGTAAGAGATGCTGACTTTGAAACACTTTGTGAAGTAGTAAAGAAAACTGCGTTTAAAATAACAAGAGTTGGACAGATTGTTGCTCAGGAAGCTTCAAGAAGATTGAATGTTCCTTTTGGAATAATAGACCTTTCATTAGCTCCTACACCAGCTGTTGGAGACAGTATTGCAGAGATATTCCAAGAGATGGGACTTGAGCATGCAGGAGCTCCTGGAACTACAGCAGCACTTGCTATATTAAATGATAATGTAAAAAAAGGTGGAGTAATGGCTTCTTCATATGTTGGAGGACTAAGCGGAGCTTTCATTCCTGTAAGTGAAGACCATGCAATGATCGAAGCTGCAAAAGTTGGAGCTTTAACTCTTGAGAAATTAGAAGCTATGACTTGTGTATGTTCTGTTGGATTAGATATGGTAGCTATTCCTGGAAGTACTACAGCTGCAACTATTTCTGGTATCATAGCTGATGAGGCTGCTATTGGTATGATAAACAATAAAACTACAGCTGCTAGACTTATTCCTGTAATAGGTAAAGAAGTTGGAGATATGGTAGAATTTGGAGGACTTTTAGGTTATGCACCTATAATGGCTGTAAATAAATTCAGCTGTGAGAACTTTATCAAAAGAGGAGGAAGAATTCCTGCTCCTATCCATAGCTTTAAAAACTAA
- the gatC gene encoding Asp-tRNA(Asn)/Glu-tRNA(Gln) amidotransferase subunit GatC — protein MALTREEVLNVAKLARLKFAPEEIEKFQVELNDILGYIDMLDEINTDEVKPLIQLNNTVNNLREDKVRESLSVEKALSNAPDSGDGAVIVPKVVGE, from the coding sequence ATGGCTTTAACTAGAGAAGAAGTTTTAAATGTAGCTAAGCTTGCTAGACTTAAATTCGCCCCTGAGGAAATAGAAAAATTCCAGGTAGAGCTGAATGATATTCTAGGATATATTGATATGCTGGATGAAATAAATACTGATGAGGTAAAACCTCTTATACAGCTCAACAACACAGTAAATAATTTAAGAGAAGATAAAGTGAGAGAATCACTATCAGTGGAAAAAGCTCTTTCTAATGCTCCTGATTCTGGAGACGGAGCTGTAATAGTTCCAAAAGTTGTTGGTGAATAA
- the gatA gene encoding Asp-tRNA(Asn)/Glu-tRNA(Gln) amidotransferase subunit GatA, which yields MENFYKLSAVEIKEKISKGEIKSEDVVKEIFERIEKIDGKIGSFVHLRKEKALGEARRVDEKVKNGEKLGALAGIPVTIKDNMVSEGDVTTSCSKILEGYTGVYDATAVKKLKEADAVIIGITNMDEFAMGSTTKTSCYKKTKNPWDTERVPGGSSGGAVASIAAQEAFISLGSDTGGSIRQPASFCGVVGLKPTYGRVSRYGLMAFASSLDQIGPVAKNVADIALCMNVIAGEDDYDATVSKKEVPDYTEFLGKDIKGMKIGVPKEYFIDGIKEDVKKVMNESLEKFRELGAEIVEISLPHTKYAVPTYYVLAPAEASSNLARFDGVRYGYRSKDIKNIDDLYINSRTEGFGDEVKRRIMIGTYVLSAGFYDAYFKKAQKVRKLIKDDFDKAFENVDIIFTPVSPSTAFKLDDVKTPIELYLEDIFTISANLAGIPGISIPAGLAEGLPVGIQLLGKPFCEGELIQAGNAFEKIRGEWKLPVID from the coding sequence ATGGAAAATTTTTATAAATTATCTGCTGTTGAGATAAAAGAGAAAATCTCAAAAGGTGAGATAAAATCTGAAGATGTTGTAAAAGAAATATTTGAAAGAATAGAGAAAATAGATGGAAAGATAGGAAGCTTTGTTCATCTTAGAAAAGAAAAAGCTTTGGGAGAAGCTAGAAGAGTTGATGAGAAAGTAAAAAACGGTGAAAAGCTTGGAGCTCTAGCTGGAATTCCTGTTACTATAAAAGACAATATGGTATCTGAAGGAGACGTAACTACTTCTTGTTCTAAGATACTTGAAGGGTATACTGGGGTATATGATGCTACTGCTGTAAAAAAATTAAAAGAAGCAGATGCTGTAATTATTGGTATAACTAACATGGACGAATTTGCAATGGGAAGTACTACAAAAACTTCTTGCTACAAAAAAACTAAAAACCCTTGGGACACTGAAAGAGTTCCTGGAGGAAGTAGTGGAGGAGCTGTTGCTTCAATAGCTGCTCAGGAAGCTTTTATCTCTCTAGGATCAGATACTGGTGGAAGTATCAGACAGCCAGCTTCTTTCTGTGGTGTAGTGGGACTGAAGCCTACTTATGGAAGAGTTTCAAGATATGGTCTTATGGCTTTTGCTTCATCATTAGACCAAATAGGGCCTGTAGCTAAAAATGTAGCAGATATCGCTCTTTGCATGAATGTCATTGCTGGTGAAGATGACTATGATGCAACTGTATCTAAAAAAGAAGTCCCTGATTATACAGAGTTTTTAGGAAAAGATATCAAAGGAATGAAGATAGGAGTTCCTAAGGAATATTTTATTGATGGAATAAAAGAAGATGTAAAAAAAGTAATGAATGAATCTCTTGAAAAATTTAGAGAACTTGGTGCTGAGATAGTTGAAATATCTCTTCCTCATACTAAATATGCTGTTCCTACTTATTACGTATTGGCTCCAGCTGAAGCTAGTTCAAACCTTGCAAGATTTGACGGAGTGAGATATGGATACAGAAGCAAAGATATTAAAAATATAGATGATCTATATATTAATTCAAGAACAGAGGGATTTGGAGACGAAGTAAAAAGAAGAATAATGATTGGAACTTATGTACTAAGTGCTGGTTTCTATGACGCTTACTTCAAAAAAGCTCAAAAAGTAAGAAAGCTTATTAAAGATGATTTTGATAAAGCTTTTGAAAATGTAGATATCATCTTTACTCCTGTATCTCCAAGTACAGCTTTTAAATTAGATGATGTAAAAACTCCTATTGAATTATATCTTGAAGATATATTCACAATTTCTGCTAACTTAGCAGGTATCCCTGGTATTTCTATTCCAGCTGGACTTGCTGAAGGACTGCCTGTTGGTATACAGCTTCTTGGAAAACCTTTCTGTGAAGGAGAACTTATACAAGCTGGAAATGCATTTGAAAAAATTAGAGGAGAATGGAAACTTCCTGTAATCGACTAG
- a CDS encoding MATE family efflux transporter encodes MKKFENDLSKGNVVKQLIKFSIPFLISNLIQTLYSVADMVIVGRYAATTSMSGVANGSQVQFMITNMVMGFTVGGTVLVAQYLGIGNRKAMKETISTLFTTLLVVAVIITTLMIFTMDPLLRLIQTPAEAFSETRAYFFVTTLGTIFIFGYNALSAVMRGMGDSKNPLYFVAIACVINIGLDLLLVAKYGMGAGGAAIATVISQAVSMILCVIYLKKNGFIFDFKPSSFKFYKDRFDLLLKIGIPTSAQNAIVSVSFLFLTALANTFGVSASAAVGAVSKLNSFAILPTVAVSASVSAMSAQNIGARQIRRAVQTLKTGIVFSLGISFVIFLVMRIFPEECLSMFGEDKEMIERGVEYLSAISYDYILVPFVFCMNGLFIGAGHTKFSFINSASASLFIRIPACYFLGIFLDKGLYGLGLGAPLASMFGVLMGAIFFFSKKWMRAVIVKE; translated from the coding sequence ATGAAAAAATTTGAAAATGACCTTTCAAAAGGAAATGTTGTGAAGCAGTTGATAAAATTTTCTATACCATTTCTCATATCTAATTTGATACAGACACTGTACAGTGTTGCTGATATGGTAATAGTAGGAAGATATGCAGCTACTACAAGTATGTCAGGAGTTGCTAACGGTTCACAGGTACAATTTATGATAACTAATATGGTAATGGGATTTACTGTAGGAGGAACAGTTCTTGTAGCTCAATACTTAGGTATAGGAAATAGAAAAGCTATGAAAGAAACTATAAGTACTCTATTTACAACTTTATTAGTTGTGGCAGTTATAATAACTACTTTGATGATATTTACTATGGATCCTTTATTAAGATTGATTCAGACTCCAGCAGAAGCTTTTTCTGAAACAAGAGCTTACTTCTTTGTAACTACATTAGGGACAATATTTATATTTGGATATAATGCTCTCAGTGCTGTTATGAGAGGAATGGGAGATAGTAAAAATCCACTATATTTTGTTGCCATTGCCTGTGTAATAAATATTGGACTGGACTTATTGCTTGTAGCTAAATATGGAATGGGAGCAGGGGGAGCAGCAATAGCCACTGTTATTTCTCAGGCTGTGAGTATGATATTGTGTGTTATTTATTTGAAGAAAAATGGCTTTATATTTGATTTTAAACCAAGCTCTTTTAAATTCTATAAAGATAGATTTGATCTTTTACTAAAAATAGGAATACCTACATCAGCTCAAAATGCTATTGTAAGTGTGTCGTTTCTATTTCTAACAGCTTTAGCTAATACTTTTGGAGTATCTGCTTCTGCTGCTGTTGGAGCAGTAAGTAAGTTGAATAGTTTTGCAATTCTTCCCACTGTTGCTGTAAGTGCTTCGGTTTCAGCTATGAGTGCACAGAATATTGGAGCGAGACAGATAAGAAGAGCTGTACAGACTTTAAAAACAGGAATAGTTTTTTCTTTAGGAATTTCATTTGTAATATTTTTAGTTATGAGAATTTTTCCAGAAGAGTGTTTGAGTATGTTTGGAGAAGATAAAGAAATGATAGAGCGTGGAGTAGAATATCTCAGTGCAATAAGTTATGACTATATTCTAGTACCATTTGTATTCTGTATGAATGGGTTATTTATAGGAGCAGGGCATACAAAGTTTTCTTTTATAAATAGTGCTTCAGCTTCATTATTTATAAGGATACCAGCATGTTACTTCCTGGGAATATTTTTAGATAAAGGGCTGTATGGACTGGGGTTAGGTGCTCCACTGGCTTCTATGTTTGGAGTATTGATGGGAGCAATATTCTTCTTTTCTAAAAAATGGATGAGAGCCGTAATTGTAAAAGAGTAG